In a genomic window of Sulfuriferula nivalis:
- a CDS encoding glycosyltransferase family 2 protein, whose amino-acid sequence MMNSDLSVIERANWQVPEFDTPLWLGRRHQFCVVIPVINEGSRIKNLLDRMKMHKISEVADIIIVDGGSTDGSLDLDVLKDKDVRGLLVKRGRGKLSAQLRCAYAFALDQGYDGIVTIDGNDKDDPASIPQFIATLKNGYDFVQASRFIPGGVAENTPKSRDFAIRFIHAPMLSLFSGFSWTDTTQGFRAYSSKMLLDVRVAPFRDVFISYELLAYLSYRVPRLGYRCVELPTIRRYPLTGDIPTKINGIKGNLSVLQVLFRACFGAYNLPADHAGKRCLQ is encoded by the coding sequence ATGATGAATTCAGATTTATCCGTAATTGAGCGCGCAAATTGGCAAGTACCTGAATTTGATACGCCATTGTGGCTTGGACGACGTCATCAATTCTGTGTGGTGATACCTGTTATCAATGAAGGCTCCCGGATCAAAAATTTACTAGATCGCATGAAAATGCACAAAATTTCTGAGGTTGCTGACATTATTATTGTGGATGGTGGCAGTACTGATGGATCGCTTGATCTCGATGTCCTAAAAGACAAAGATGTTCGAGGGCTTTTAGTAAAGAGGGGGCGTGGCAAGCTTAGTGCGCAATTGCGCTGTGCCTATGCTTTTGCGCTGGATCAAGGATACGATGGTATTGTCACGATTGACGGCAATGACAAAGATGACCCTGCCTCTATTCCGCAATTCATTGCTACGCTCAAAAATGGATATGACTTTGTGCAAGCTTCTCGTTTTATACCCGGCGGGGTAGCCGAAAACACGCCTAAATCGAGAGATTTCGCTATTCGGTTTATTCATGCACCAATGTTAAGTTTGTTTTCCGGTTTTTCATGGACGGATACAACCCAAGGTTTTAGAGCCTATAGTAGCAAGATGCTGTTGGATGTCAGAGTGGCACCGTTTCGGGATGTTTTTATCAGTTATGAACTGCTTGCTTATCTTTCTTATCGGGTTCCCAGGCTCGGTTATCGATGTGTCGAGTTGCCAACGATAAGGCGATATCCTCTGACGGGTGATATCCCGACTAAAATTAATGGCATCAAAGGGAATTTATCAGTGTTGCAGGTGCTTTTTAGAGCATGTTTTGGCGCCTACAATTTACCGGCTGACCATGCTGGGAAAAGGTGTCTTCAATGA
- a CDS encoding glycosyltransferase, with protein sequence MKILNVSNTLDPITGGGEAERSFQMSKFLVRLGADCHVLTVDTGLSVERKGFLGKGGVIALPCLLRRFYIPKFSFRVINELVHEADIVHLMGHWTILNALVYLAIRKKNKPYVVCPAGALPIFGRSKLIKMFYNFVVGKQIIRNASMCIAVTPDEERAFKAYGVRREEIQVIPNGIAASDFMAEDNKKFREKYELGMRPFILFMGRLNLIKGPDLLLEAFCNVMEKFPEFDLVFVGPDGGMLAELQVIAKSAGAAGRVHFVGYLGGVDKSHAYHAAAFLAIPSRHEAMSIVALEAGICGTPVLLTDQCGFNQIADVGGGWVVPATVEGIGKGLNEVLRDASGVERASVKIKEYVAESFSWEVVVLEYCQLYSTILKVIDHAN encoded by the coding sequence ATGAAAATTTTGAATGTAAGTAATACGCTTGACCCCATAACAGGTGGTGGGGAAGCGGAAAGATCCTTTCAGATGAGTAAGTTTTTAGTTCGGTTAGGAGCTGACTGTCATGTATTGACTGTCGATACGGGATTGAGCGTTGAGAGAAAAGGTTTTCTTGGTAAAGGGGGGGTGATTGCGCTGCCGTGTCTTTTAAGAAGATTTTATATACCCAAATTTTCTTTTCGAGTAATCAATGAGCTTGTGCATGAAGCGGATATTGTGCATTTAATGGGTCATTGGACTATTCTAAATGCGTTGGTATATCTCGCGATTCGTAAAAAAAATAAACCTTATGTGGTTTGTCCTGCAGGAGCTTTGCCAATATTTGGACGCTCAAAACTGATCAAGATGTTTTACAATTTTGTTGTTGGTAAACAAATCATACGAAATGCTTCTATGTGCATAGCAGTGACGCCAGATGAGGAGAGAGCTTTTAAAGCTTATGGTGTGAGGCGCGAGGAGATTCAGGTGATTCCAAATGGGATTGCGGCTTCTGATTTTATGGCAGAAGATAATAAAAAATTTCGGGAAAAGTATGAACTTGGCATGCGACCCTTTATACTTTTTATGGGACGGTTGAATCTAATTAAGGGGCCCGATTTATTATTAGAGGCTTTTTGCAATGTAATGGAAAAATTTCCTGAATTCGATCTGGTATTCGTTGGTCCAGATGGTGGGATGCTTGCAGAATTACAAGTTATTGCAAAGTCTGCTGGTGCTGCAGGTCGCGTGCATTTTGTGGGTTACTTGGGGGGTGTTGATAAGTCGCATGCTTATCATGCTGCCGCTTTTTTGGCGATCCCATCACGGCATGAGGCTATGTCTATCGTGGCGCTTGAAGCCGGCATCTGTGGAACCCCCGTGTTGTTGACTGACCAGTGTGGCTTTAACCAAATCGCCGATGTTGGCGGAGGGTGGGTTGTGCCAGCCACAGTGGAAGGGATAGGTAAGGGATTGAATGAGGTTTTACGTGATGCGAGTGGAGTTGAGCGTGCATCTGTGAAAATTAAAGAATATGTAGCGGAGAGTTTTTCATGGGAGGTTGTTGTTCTTGAGTACTGTCAATTGTATTCAACTATATTAAAAGTCATTGATCATGCAAATTAA
- a CDS encoding glycosyltransferase family 4 protein gives MRVLIVSQYFWPESFRINEVAKTLLEKGVEVEVLTGKPNYPQGAIFSGYRAWGCQRETYKDININRIPLLARGGRGGWRLALNYLSFVVSGLMFAPWMLRKKKFDVVFVYAPSPILQAIPAIFLGWLKGCPVVLWVQDLWPESLSATGYVRNHAVLKMVEWVVRFIYQHTDLLLVQSRAFEEPVRILASKIPIAYYPNSVDEAFCVPTVVAVPDIPGLSKGFSVMFAGNIGVAQAVDVIVEAATLLKDHTDIGFVVLGQGSRWEWMRQEVETRGLTNLDLPGRFPVEMMPGLMQKASALLVTLTDQPIFAVTVPNKVQAYMASGKPILACLNGEGARVVIESEAGLTVPAEDAKGLAVAILRLYEMNPVEREKLGSNGRHYYKTHFNHDQLVDQLIEHFQLVSQSI, from the coding sequence TTGCGTGTTCTCATTGTAAGCCAATATTTCTGGCCGGAAAGCTTTCGCATCAACGAGGTTGCCAAAACATTACTGGAAAAGGGTGTTGAGGTCGAGGTGCTGACCGGCAAGCCGAATTACCCGCAAGGGGCGATATTTTCGGGGTATCGTGCGTGGGGATGTCAGCGAGAAACCTACAAAGATATTAACATTAACCGTATTCCGTTGTTGGCGAGAGGGGGGAGAGGGGGGTGGCGCTTGGCGTTGAACTACCTGTCCTTTGTTGTGTCTGGATTGATGTTCGCCCCTTGGATGTTGCGCAAGAAAAAATTTGATGTGGTCTTTGTCTACGCCCCTTCGCCGATACTGCAAGCTATTCCGGCGATTTTCCTTGGATGGCTGAAGGGGTGTCCGGTGGTGTTGTGGGTGCAAGATTTATGGCCGGAAAGTCTATCGGCGACGGGCTATGTGCGAAACCATGCGGTGCTCAAGATGGTCGAGTGGGTGGTGCGCTTTATCTACCAACATACTGATCTGCTCCTAGTACAGTCAAGAGCCTTCGAAGAGCCTGTTCGTATCTTGGCATCGAAAATACCCATAGCGTATTATCCCAATTCTGTGGATGAGGCTTTTTGCGTACCAACTGTTGTCGCTGTGCCCGACATCCCGGGATTGAGTAAGGGATTCTCGGTGATGTTTGCCGGTAATATTGGTGTAGCTCAAGCGGTAGATGTAATTGTTGAAGCGGCTACTTTATTAAAGGATCATACGGATATTGGTTTTGTCGTATTAGGGCAAGGGAGTCGTTGGGAATGGATGCGTCAGGAGGTAGAAACGCGGGGTTTGACTAACCTTGATCTTCCTGGGCGATTCCCAGTGGAGATGATGCCTGGTTTAATGCAGAAAGCATCAGCATTATTAGTGACATTAACCGACCAACCCATTTTTGCAGTAACAGTGCCGAATAAAGTGCAGGCATATATGGCGAGCGGTAAACCAATTCTTGCCTGTTTGAATGGTGAAGGCGCGCGAGTGGTAATTGAATCTGAAGCAGGTTTAACAGTGCCGGCAGAGGATGCGAAAGGCTTGGCAGTAGCCATATTGCGGTTGTATGAAATGAACCCCGTGGAGCGGGAGAAGCTAGGCTCGAATGGGCGGCATTACTATAAAACGCATTTCAATCATGACCAATTGGTCGATCAATTAATTGAACATTTTCAATTGGTGTCTCAGTCTATTTAA
- a CDS encoding dTDP-4-dehydrorhamnose reductase family protein, with the protein MRVLVLGASGMIGNAMIRVFSEKESWEVFGTVRSGEVKRFFIPTIAERLVTGIDVENHDTLVKIFAQLRPDVVINCAGLTKHLPGAEDHLVAIPINTLMPHRLAGLCDLVGARLIHISTDCVFSGKRGEYTEDDPADAVDVYGKSKFLGEVNYPHAITLRTSTIGHELQSTHGLLDWFLSQHEQCKGFTRAIFSGLPTVVFAQVIRDIVIPRTDLFGLYHVAGKPIAKYDLLRLIAEAYGKSIEIVQDDQFTIDRSLIADRFHAATGYIAPDWPELIKSMHSYQ; encoded by the coding sequence ATGAGGGTATTAGTGTTGGGCGCCAGTGGCATGATTGGTAATGCCATGATCCGTGTGTTTAGTGAAAAGGAAAGTTGGGAAGTTTTTGGAACCGTTCGATCGGGTGAAGTGAAGCGATTTTTCATCCCCACGATTGCCGAGCGGCTGGTGACGGGGATAGATGTTGAAAATCACGATACACTGGTTAAAATTTTCGCCCAGTTACGTCCAGATGTGGTTATTAATTGTGCTGGTTTGACGAAACATTTGCCGGGCGCGGAAGATCATTTGGTGGCCATCCCCATTAATACGTTAATGCCCCACCGGTTGGCAGGGTTATGCGATCTCGTCGGTGCACGTTTGATCCATATCAGCACGGATTGTGTTTTTTCCGGCAAAAGGGGGGAGTATACAGAAGATGACCCTGCGGATGCAGTCGATGTGTATGGTAAATCAAAATTTCTGGGTGAAGTTAATTACCCGCATGCGATCACTCTACGTACATCAACCATCGGACATGAGTTGCAAAGCACACATGGCTTGCTCGACTGGTTTTTGTCACAGCATGAACAATGTAAAGGCTTTACTCGTGCGATTTTTTCTGGATTACCTACCGTTGTTTTTGCACAAGTTATTCGAGATATAGTGATACCTCGGACCGATCTGTTCGGACTGTACCATGTTGCTGGTAAACCTATCGCAAAATATGATTTGTTGAGGTTGATTGCTGAAGCTTATGGTAAATCTATCGAGATCGTGCAAGATGATCAGTTTACGATTGATCGTTCGTTGATTGCCGATCGTTTTCATGCAGCCACAGGTTATATCGCCCCCGATTGGCCTGAGCTGATAAAATCAATGCATTCCTATCAATAG
- a CDS encoding nucleoside-diphosphate sugar epimerase/dehydratase, with the protein MFKNKVLMITGGTGSFGNTVLNRFLSTDVCEIRIFSRDEKKQEEMRIALNNDKLRFYIGDVRDYESVYQAMKGVDYVFHAAALKQVPSCEFYPMEAVRTNVMGTENVMNAATANCVKRVVVLSTDKAVYPINAMGISKAMAEKLMVAKSRMQREGETVFCATRYGNVMASRGSVIPLFVAQIKEGKPLTVTDPNMTRFLMSLEDSVDLVLYAYEHGQQGDIFVQKAPASTVADLAQALTELFGGKEDARIIGTRHGEKLYESLISREEMAHAQDMGNYYRIPADNRDLNYAQYFSEGEEKISHSEDYTSHNTEQLNVEQVKELLLKLDYIKEELNA; encoded by the coding sequence ATGTTTAAAAATAAAGTATTAATGATTACTGGGGGCACTGGCTCTTTTGGTAATACTGTTCTCAACCGTTTTTTGTCAACAGATGTATGTGAGATTCGTATTTTCAGTCGTGATGAGAAGAAACAGGAAGAGATGCGTATTGCGCTGAATAATGACAAGCTTAGGTTTTATATTGGCGATGTTCGAGACTACGAGAGTGTTTATCAAGCAATGAAGGGTGTGGATTATGTGTTCCATGCAGCCGCTTTGAAGCAGGTTCCATCATGTGAGTTCTACCCAATGGAAGCGGTACGAACAAATGTCATGGGCACTGAAAATGTGATGAATGCGGCTACTGCCAATTGTGTTAAACGTGTGGTGGTGCTTAGCACGGACAAAGCGGTATATCCCATTAATGCGATGGGTATATCTAAAGCGATGGCAGAAAAACTCATGGTGGCCAAATCTCGTATGCAGCGTGAAGGTGAGACAGTGTTCTGTGCAACGCGTTACGGCAATGTAATGGCTTCACGCGGTTCGGTCATTCCCTTATTCGTCGCGCAAATTAAAGAAGGTAAGCCACTTACGGTAACGGATCCCAATATGACTCGCTTTTTGATGTCACTTGAGGATTCCGTTGACTTGGTGCTGTATGCCTACGAGCATGGTCAGCAGGGTGACATTTTTGTACAAAAGGCACCCGCTTCGACTGTGGCAGATTTGGCACAAGCACTGACTGAATTATTTGGCGGTAAAGAAGATGCTAGGATAATTGGCACACGCCATGGCGAAAAATTGTATGAATCACTCATATCTAGAGAAGAGATGGCGCACGCTCAAGATATGGGTAACTATTATCGTATCCCAGCGGATAATCGCGATCTTAATTATGCTCAGTATTTTAGTGAGGGTGAGGAAAAGATTTCTCACTCTGAAGATTATACTTCGCACAATACTGAGCAATTAAATGTGGAACAGGTTAAAGAATTGTTGCTGAAACTGGATTATATTAAGGAAGAATTGAATGCTTAA
- the wecB gene encoding non-hydrolyzing UDP-N-acetylglucosamine 2-epimerase produces the protein MLKVMTIVGTRPELIKMSRVITEFDQHTTHILVHTGQNYDYELNQLFFENLGIRKPDYFLEAVGENAAQTIARVIEKSDEVMAKENPDAVLLYGDTNSCLAVISAKRRKIPVFHMEAGNRCFDQRVPEELNRKVLDHLSDINLVLTEHARRYLIAEGIRPETIIKTGSHMREVLDYYMPQIEQSEVLKQVGLEKNKFFIVSAHREENVDTPENLLDLVETLNALAETYNFPVIVSTHPRTRKRLDALELGELNSLIQFAKPFGFFDYIKLQIEAYCVVSDSGTITEEASLLNLPAITIRNAHERPEGMDVGTLIMTGLKKERVLDAVKVIISQQDENKRVMHAVEDYEAGPVSKQLLRVVLSYVDYINRTVWSKSS, from the coding sequence ATGCTTAAGGTGATGACTATCGTGGGTACCCGCCCCGAGTTGATTAAGATGAGCCGTGTTATTACTGAGTTTGATCAGCACACGACACATATTCTGGTGCATACGGGGCAGAATTACGATTATGAGCTAAATCAGCTATTTTTTGAAAATCTGGGTATTCGTAAACCGGATTACTTTTTGGAAGCTGTCGGCGAAAATGCAGCTCAGACTATTGCACGCGTGATTGAAAAGTCCGATGAGGTGATGGCAAAAGAAAACCCTGATGCAGTTTTGTTGTACGGCGATACTAATTCATGTCTAGCGGTGATTTCGGCGAAACGACGCAAGATACCGGTATTCCATATGGAAGCTGGCAACCGCTGTTTTGATCAGCGTGTGCCGGAAGAGTTGAATCGTAAGGTGCTTGATCACCTGAGCGATATTAATCTGGTGTTAACCGAACATGCCCGTCGCTACTTGATCGCTGAGGGTATTCGTCCCGAGACTATCATCAAGACAGGTTCTCACATGCGCGAAGTGCTGGATTACTACATGCCCCAGATTGAGCAGTCCGAAGTATTGAAGCAAGTTGGCTTGGAAAAGAACAAATTCTTTATCGTCAGTGCTCATCGTGAAGAAAATGTGGATACGCCTGAGAACCTTCTGGATCTGGTTGAGACATTGAATGCTTTGGCTGAAACGTATAACTTTCCCGTCATTGTTTCCACTCATCCTCGCACCAGAAAACGTTTGGATGCATTGGAGCTAGGCGAACTTAATTCGCTGATTCAGTTTGCTAAACCATTCGGATTTTTTGATTATATCAAGCTGCAAATAGAAGCATATTGCGTTGTGTCGGATAGTGGGACTATTACCGAGGAAGCATCACTGCTAAATTTACCTGCGATCACCATACGCAATGCGCATGAGCGACCAGAAGGTATGGATGTGGGAACTTTGATTATGACTGGACTGAAAAAGGAGCGCGTGCTCGATGCGGTCAAGGTGATCATCTCGCAGCAAGATGAGAATAAGCGTGTAATGCATGCGGTAGAGGATTATGAAGCGGGGCCTGTGTCCAAACAGTTATTAAGAGTCGTGCTGAGTTATGTGGATTATATTAATCGTACAGTTTGGTCTAAATCAAGTTAA
- a CDS encoding UDP-glucose 4-epimerase family protein: protein MTSFLVTGANGFVGKALCKELVHRKVPVRGSVRELLSSVERPIFDLVAVGDVGADTAWTEALHGVDVVIHLAARVHVMRENAADPLAAFREVNVAGTECLARAAASGGVRRMVYVSSIKVNGEQTSAIPFAETEAPAPQDPYGISKYEAELALHNVAKETGLEVVIVRPPLVYGPGVGGNFLRLLKLVSKGVPLPLASIQNQRSMVYLDNFVDVLIMCATHQAAAGKTYLVSDGDDISTPLLIYSIANLMGKHSRLWPLPSTLLKLAGVMTGRLHEVERLIGSLQVDSSKICNELEWVPPYTVQQGLCETVNWYVNLSVPK from the coding sequence ATGACCTCTTTTCTTGTCACTGGGGCAAACGGGTTTGTTGGTAAAGCCCTATGTAAGGAACTTGTACATCGTAAAGTGCCAGTTCGAGGATCTGTACGTGAGCTACTAAGTTCTGTAGAGCGGCCAATTTTCGATCTTGTTGCGGTAGGTGATGTTGGTGCGGATACAGCTTGGACCGAAGCATTGCATGGAGTAGATGTAGTCATTCATCTCGCTGCACGTGTCCACGTCATGCGTGAAAATGCTGCAGATCCTTTGGCCGCATTTCGTGAAGTTAATGTGGCTGGAACAGAATGCCTTGCCCGTGCTGCCGCAAGCGGCGGGGTGCGGCGTATGGTGTACGTTAGTTCAATTAAGGTAAATGGCGAGCAGACTAGTGCGATTCCATTTGCTGAGACTGAGGCGCCCGCACCGCAAGATCCTTACGGTATATCGAAATATGAGGCTGAGTTGGCGTTGCATAATGTCGCGAAAGAAACTGGTTTGGAGGTAGTCATCGTGAGGCCCCCTTTGGTTTATGGTCCTGGTGTCGGTGGGAATTTTTTGAGGCTATTGAAATTGGTGTCTAAAGGCGTGCCGTTGCCGCTGGCGTCCATTCAGAATCAGCGCAGTATGGTTTATCTGGATAATTTTGTTGATGTTTTAATAATGTGCGCGACGCATCAGGCTGCTGCGGGTAAGACCTATTTGGTGAGTGATGGGGACGATATCTCGACACCATTACTGATATATAGTATTGCAAATCTAATGGGTAAGCATAGCCGGTTATGGCCATTGCCATCTACTCTATTGAAATTGGCGGGTGTCATGACGGGTAGATTACATGAAGTAGAGCGGCTGATTGGTTCGTTGCAAGTTGATAGTTCAAAAATTTGCAATGAGCTTGAGTGGGTGCCGCCATATACGGTGCAACAGGGTTTGTGTGAAACGGTGAATTGGTATGTTAATTTGTCTGTGCCAAAGTAA
- a CDS encoding OmpA family protein, with protein MSLTLRNLVAVSCALMAGSAVATEMDTRAYIAPSVNYTVADKDWGVDDAIGFAVAVGKPVSESFNLELNANFASHSAKVGSGGSGSLDNTGLSVDALYFFNRNPDFAPYLVAGIGGLSSRATGLNETNFAANAGIGFMKMFSGVGFRSDVRYRYTDNVGSNPSINPGDWIVSAGLVIPLGAAPVAPAPVAAPMPVAEPAPAPAPVAAPAPVEHTIIKLEGTHFDFDKATLRPAGKEKLDANAVVLNEHPEIMIDIVGYTDSVGSSAYNQKLSEKRAMTVKKYLEAKGIAADRMTAKGMGEANPIASNKTKAGRAENRRVELDEHAK; from the coding sequence ATGTCCCTTACATTACGTAATTTAGTTGCAGTTTCTTGTGCTTTGATGGCTGGCTCAGCCGTCGCTACCGAAATGGATACACGTGCTTACATTGCACCTAGTGTTAATTACACAGTTGCAGACAAAGATTGGGGTGTTGATGATGCGATTGGTTTTGCTGTTGCTGTTGGTAAGCCAGTTTCAGAAAGTTTCAATCTAGAATTGAACGCTAACTTTGCATCACATAGCGCTAAAGTTGGTTCGGGTGGTTCTGGATCACTGGACAACACAGGTTTGAGTGTAGATGCATTGTACTTCTTCAACCGCAATCCAGATTTCGCTCCATATTTAGTGGCTGGCATTGGTGGCTTAAGCAGCCGCGCTACTGGTTTGAACGAAACCAACTTCGCAGCTAATGCTGGTATTGGTTTCATGAAAATGTTCAGCGGCGTAGGTTTCCGTTCAGACGTGCGTTATCGCTACACTGACAATGTAGGTTCCAATCCTAGCATCAACCCAGGCGACTGGATTGTAAGTGCTGGCTTGGTAATCCCATTGGGCGCAGCACCAGTTGCACCAGCACCAGTTGCTGCACCTATGCCAGTTGCTGAACCAGCTCCGGCGCCAGCACCAGTTGCTGCACCAGCTCCGGTTGAGCACACTATCATCAAACTGGAAGGTACACACTTCGATTTCGATAAAGCGACATTACGTCCAGCAGGTAAAGAAAAACTGGATGCAAATGCTGTTGTATTGAACGAGCACCCAGAAATCATGATAGACATCGTTGGCTACACCGACAGCGTTGGCTCATCTGCTTACAACCAAAAACTATCTGAAAAACGTGCTATGACAGTTAAAAAATACCTGGAAGCTAAAGGTATTGCCGCTGATCGTATGACCGCTAAGGGCATGGGCGAAGCTAACCCAATTGCAAGCAATAAAACCAAAGCAGGTCGTGCTGAAAACCGCCGTGTTGAGTTGGATGAACACGCTAAGTAA
- the mog gene encoding molybdopterin adenylyltransferase yields MDIAKIGIVSISDRASTGVYEDKGLPALQTWLQNALLNPCEFNARLIPDEQAVIEATLRELADEQHCDLILTTGGTGPAPRDVTPEATLAVADKVLPGFGESMRAVSLKYVPTAILSRQVGVVRGSSLIINLPGQPKAIAETLDGIFAAIPYCIDLIGGAYLETRTEVITAFRPKSSIKATST; encoded by the coding sequence ATGGACATCGCAAAAATAGGCATTGTATCGATCTCCGATCGCGCATCCACAGGCGTATACGAAGATAAAGGCTTACCCGCATTACAAACCTGGCTGCAAAATGCACTACTCAACCCTTGTGAATTCAACGCGCGTTTAATTCCCGATGAGCAAGCGGTCATTGAAGCCACACTGCGCGAGTTAGCTGACGAGCAACACTGCGACCTTATCCTCACCACCGGCGGCACAGGCCCAGCACCACGCGATGTCACGCCAGAAGCAACTCTTGCAGTAGCAGATAAAGTATTACCTGGATTTGGTGAATCCATGCGCGCTGTCAGTTTAAAGTACGTCCCCACCGCCATCCTCTCGCGTCAGGTTGGCGTAGTGCGGGGCAGCAGTTTAATCATCAATTTGCCGGGCCAGCCCAAAGCGATTGCCGAAACATTAGATGGAATATTTGCTGCGATTCCATACTGTATAGACCTCATCGGTGGCGCCTATCTCGAAACCAGAACAGAAGTCATTACAGCCTTTCGCCCAAAAAGTAGCATAAAAGCAACAAGCACCTAG
- a CDS encoding phosphomannomutase/phosphoglucomutase, protein MQNLPTEIFKAYDIRGIVGKSLTPEIVEAIGHAIGSEAAARNQTAICIGRDGRLSGEELAAALARGIQKSGIDVIDLGMVATPMTYFAAYQLNTNSAVMVTGSHNPPDYNGLKMVIDGETLSGDTIQALRQRIVDNNLTHGAGNYSAHDIAPEYLDRIVGDIKLARPMRIIVDAGNGVPGAFGPELYRRLGCEVEEMFCEVDGNFPNHHPDPSQPKNLVDLIARLKTSNAEIGLAFDGDGDRLGVVTKDGTIIFPDRQLMLFADDVLSRNPGAEIIFDVKSTRNLFDWIRARGGRPLLWKTGHSFIKTKMKETGALLAGEMSGHVFFKERWYGFDDGLYAGARLLEYLSKQPDIDATLHGLPNTVNTPELNITLAEGEHYKLMEKLQNSAVFPQSQDIIKLDGLRVEYADGFGLARPSNTTPVIVLRFEAETQAGLDRIQDEFRSVFHAAAPDLALPF, encoded by the coding sequence ATGCAAAACTTGCCTACAGAAATCTTTAAAGCCTACGACATACGCGGCATCGTTGGTAAATCGCTCACCCCTGAAATCGTTGAAGCCATTGGTCACGCTATAGGCTCTGAAGCTGCCGCGCGTAACCAAACTGCCATTTGCATCGGACGTGATGGCCGTTTATCTGGCGAAGAACTCGCCGCCGCACTTGCGCGCGGCATACAGAAATCTGGCATAGACGTGATAGATTTAGGTATGGTCGCCACACCCATGACCTATTTTGCGGCCTATCAGCTCAACACCAACTCCGCTGTCATGGTCACGGGCTCACACAACCCGCCTGACTACAATGGCCTGAAAATGGTCATCGACGGTGAAACCTTATCAGGCGATACCATACAGGCACTGCGGCAGCGCATAGTCGATAACAATCTCACCCATGGCGCTGGCAATTACAGTGCTCATGATATTGCCCCTGAATATCTGGATCGCATCGTCGGCGACATCAAACTCGCCCGCCCTATGCGGATTATTGTCGATGCAGGCAATGGCGTGCCAGGGGCATTTGGCCCTGAACTTTATCGCCGCTTAGGTTGCGAAGTGGAAGAAATGTTCTGTGAAGTGGATGGCAACTTCCCTAATCACCATCCTGATCCATCACAACCTAAAAACCTGGTCGATTTGATCGCGCGCCTGAAGACCAGCAATGCTGAAATAGGTCTGGCGTTTGACGGTGACGGTGACAGACTTGGCGTAGTCACTAAAGACGGCACAATCATTTTCCCAGACCGCCAGCTCATGTTATTTGCCGATGACGTGCTCTCACGCAATCCGGGTGCAGAAATCATTTTTGACGTGAAATCTACGCGTAACTTATTTGACTGGATACGCGCTCGTGGTGGCCGCCCATTATTATGGAAAACAGGTCACAGCTTCATCAAAACTAAAATGAAAGAAACAGGTGCATTGCTGGCAGGGGAAATGTCCGGCCATGTATTCTTTAAAGAACGCTGGTACGGCTTTGACGATGGCTTATACGCGGGAGCTCGCTTGCTGGAATATTTAAGCAAGCAGCCTGACATTGATGCCACACTGCACGGCTTGCCTAACACTGTAAATACGCCTGAATTAAACATTACTTTAGCTGAAGGTGAACATTACAAACTCATGGAAAAGCTACAAAACAGTGCCGTATTCCCCCAATCACAAGACATTATCAAACTCGATGGTTTGCGTGTGGAATATGCCGATGGCTTTGGCCTGGCGCGCCCGTCCAATACCACACCAGTCATCGTGCTGCGCTTTGAGGCTGAAACTCAGGCTGGTTTAGACCGTATCCAGGATGAGTTCCGCAGCGTATTCCACGCCGCGGCCCCTGATTTAGCGCTTCCATTCTGA